One window of Candidatus Micrarchaeia archaeon genomic DNA carries:
- a CDS encoding metal-sulfur cluster assembly factor — translation MPSKNAILEKLKEVIDPELGVNLVDLGLFYEVKVEKPKKKGESAHVEVKMTLTTIGCPLAGFFAMQVEEKVKSIPGVKDVHVHVVWDPPWTPERMSKEAKQTLGYG, via the coding sequence ATGCCCAGCAAAAACGCCATACTGGAAAAGTTGAAAGAGGTAATAGACCCAGAGTTAGGGGTCAATTTAGTGGATCTGGGACTATTTTATGAGGTTAAGGTGGAAAAGCCGAAGAAAAAAGGCGAATCCGCGCACGTGGAAGTGAAAATGACGCTTACAACCATAGGCTGCCCGCTCGCAGGCTTCTTCGCGATGCAGGTGGAAGAGAAAGTGAAATCCATTCCCGGCGTTAAAGACGTCCATGTGCATGTGGTCTGGGACCCACCGTGGACTCCTGAAAGGATGAGCAAGGAAGCAAAACAAACCCTGGGCTATGGCTAG